A window from Lampris incognitus isolate fLamInc1 chromosome 5, fLamInc1.hap2, whole genome shotgun sequence encodes these proteins:
- the LOC130112324 gene encoding ras-related protein ORAB-1, translating to MNPEYDYLFKLLLIGDSGVGKSCLLLRFADDTYTESYISTIGVDFKIRTIELDGKTIKLQIWDTAGQERFRTITSSYYRGAHGIIVVYDVTDQESFNNVKQWLQEIDRYASENVNKLLVGNKCDLTTKKVVDYTTAKEFADNLGIPFLETSAKSATNVEQAFMTMAAEIKKRMGPGATAGASEKSNVKIQSKPVNTSSGGCC from the exons ATGAATCCCGAATA TGACTATTTATTCAAACTGCTCCTGATTGGCGATTCTGGTGTTGGAAAGTCTTGTCTCCTCCTTCGATTTGCA GATGACACATATACGGAAAGCTATATTAGTACCATCGGTGTGGACTTCAAGATCAGGACCATAGAACTGGATGGAAAGACCATTAAACTTCAAATT TGGGATACGGCTGGTCAGGAACGGTTCCGCACCATCACATCCAGTTACTACAGAGGAGCTCATGGCATTATAGTAGTTTATGATGTCACAGATCAG GAGTCCTTcaataatgtaaaacagtggCTACAGGAGATTGACCGCTACGCAAGTGAGAATGTCAACAAGCTCCTAGTAGGCAACAAGTGTGACCTGACAACAAAGAAAGTGGTGGACTATACTACAGCCAAG GAATTTGCCGACAACTTGGGGATCCCGTTCCTGGAGACGAGTGCCAAGAGTGCCACCAACGTGGAGCAGGCCTTCATGACTATGGCAgcagagatcaagaagaggatggGTCCTGGGGCCACAGCAGGTGCTTCGGAGAAGTCCAATGTCAAGATCCAGAGCAAGCCAGTCAACACGTCCTCTGGAGGCTGCTGCTAA
- the actr2a gene encoding actin-related protein 2-A: MDSQGRKVVVCDNGTGFVKCGYAGSNFPEHIFPALVGRPIIRSTAKVGNIEIKDLMVGDEASELRSMLEVNYPMENGIVRNWDDMKHLWDYTFGPEKLNIDSRNCKILLTEPPMNPTKNREKIIEVMFETYQFAGVYIAIQAVLTLYAQGLLTGVVVDSGDGVTHICPVYEGFSLPHLTRRLDIAGRDITRYLIKLLLLRGYAFNHSADFETVRMMKEKLCYVGYNIEQEQKLALETTVLVESYTLPDGRVIKVGGERFEAPEALFQPHLINVEGVGVAELLFNTIQAADIDTRAEFYKHIVLSGGSTMYPGLPSRLERELKQLYLERVLKGDVDKLSKFKIRIEDPPRRKHMVFLGGAVLADIMKDKDNFWLTREEYQEKGVRVLEKLGVTVR, translated from the exons ATGGACAGTCAAGGAAGAAAAGTAGTGGTTTGTGACAATGGAACAGGG TTTGTCAAGTGTGGCTATGCAGGATCCAACTTCCCAGAGCACATCTTCCCAGCGCTGGTTGGCAGGCCGATCATTCGCTCCACAGCCAAAGTGGGAAACATCGAAATCAAG gACCTCATGGTGGGGGATGAGGCCAGTGAGCTGCGCTCCATGCTTGAGGTCAACTACCCCATGGAGAACGGCATCGTCAGGAACTGGGACGACATGAAACACCTTTGGGACTACACTTTCGGGCCTGAAAAGCTCAACATCGACTCCCGCAACTGTAAGATCCTGCTGACGGAGCCGCCCATGAACCCCACCAAAAACCGCGAGAAGATCATTGAG GTGATGTTTGAAACATACCAGTTTGCAGGGGTTTACATTGCCATCCAGGCCGTTCTCACACTGTATGCCCAAG GATTGCTAACTGGGGTGGTGGTTGACTCCGGTGATGGTGTTACCCACATATGTCCCGTCTACGAGGGTTTCTCCCTGCCCCACCTGACCCGACGCCTGGACATCGCAGGAAGGGACATCACTCGCTACCTCATCAAG CTGCTGTTGCTAAGGGGCTACGCCTTCAACCACTCGGCAGACTTTGAGACGGTGAGGATGATGAAGGAGAAGCTATGTTACGTGGGCTACAACATCGAACAGGAACAGAAACTAGCCCTTGAGACCACTGTGCTGGTGGAGTCTTACACG CTCCCAGACGGCCGTGTGATCAAAGTTGGGGGGGAGAGATTTGAGGCCCCTGAGGCTCTTTTCCAGCCCCACCTGATCAATGTGGAGGGAGTAGGTGTGGCAGAGCTGCTCTTCAACACCATCCAGGCTGCTGACATCGACACCAG GGCTGAGTTCTACAAACACATTGTTCTGTCAGGGGGGTCTACAATGTACCCGGGCCTGCCCTCCCGCCTGGAGCGTGAACTCAAACAGCTCTACCTGGAGCGTGTGCTGAAAGGGGACGTTGACAAGCTCTCG AAATTCAAGATCCGGATCGAGGACCCCCCGCGGCGTAAGCACATGGTGTTCCTGGGTGGAGCCGTGCTCGCTGACATCATGAAGGACAAGGACAACTTCTGGCTGACGCGGGAGGAATACCAGGAGAAAGGAGTCCGCGTGCTGGAGAAACTGGGTGTCACTGTCAGATAA